ATAACTATATTTAATCAACTATCCTTTGGCATTCTTCTAATAACTAATATATGGCCATGCTTCAGACTTAGTCCTCTTAGAgggctgataaatgtcctgagcGCTCATCTCCTCATTCCGCCATGATTACAACTTCAAGAAACGCACATTGTAGGCTACGCAGTGCCCCTACGCAGCAACTACAGGCGGCCCAGATGAAGCTGGGATTAATTGTAATTGTtgttatcaacatttttatcttgGTTTATTGTTATACCggtaatcgttacatccctagtgaATAAAATTCCTTCATCAGTATTTGTATATTAATGTCACTGACCTTTATGCTTGTTATCCAGTCCACCAAACTCATACTTAGTAATACAGTAAACTGTTACATCCATAATGATGGTAACAAATGCCCTAATGAGTAGTTAAGattcagtaaataaatactcACTGATgagggaaaatgtgtttttttttctcaaaagttTTCCTGGAATATTTTGGGAACCAtgatggcaatccatccaatagttctGAAGACATGTcgcttaaaaacaaaaatgctaaCTTGCCTGCAGCACTGgaagaaaagtcaggggatcaccaaagtcggCAGGATTTATTCTCTGGGGACCCTGAACAATTCTACAATAATGTGTACCTGCCAACAGAAGCCACCCCTCTTTGCAATAAGCATAAAGACATCCTGTTAGTATGgctaaaaatactgaaaaagaaaaagagatgctGTCCTCAAGCAACAACATTTTACGAGGCAACATTTTGACCATCAACATCATcaggcaaagaaagaaaagaaagttgtaCATGCATATAGAGACATAAATCACAGCTTAGATCACGCAATGCAACATGTGATAATAGGCTTTTTAGCCTTCTCTTTTGTCACGTGGATGTTTGCCTGACTGAAACCTTACTGGTTGAAATATTGTCTCATTAAACTTTAGGAAGCTTACAATATTTAGCATAAAAactccctctcttttccctttGTGAGCGGCCTTTGTCCTTTACCCAGCTGGGTAACAATGAAATGCCTATACTTTTAgtcttttaaaataagaaaagtttGTTTATATCTAATTTGGTAGATTCTCcattaaaatgtagcctactttaacccttttgttgtctttgggtcaaatttaacccattAACAAAAGTTTGTTATATCAGAAATAGGAGTTTCTTACAACCAAATTGCCCCCAAACAACTGGgatgcatgcatacatgttAGCTGCAggtaaaaacaatgattacTTCTTgaattttgagtgttttattcagtttcataccattgaaaaaaaaagaagtgtttaaattgttttaaaacgGCActctgactaaactttgacataagCCAGACTGTGATTCACTCAACATCTTCTGATCTAACTACTAGTCAAAATActcataataatataatttcagctttttttcaaactcaaaaattaggttttatgtcatttaaattaggtttattgaccatgagtttaaaaaaaagctttgaaaagagcaaaagcatgttcaaaaaaaaagcataaaatgaaaGCAACAAAGTCATATTGAATCAATAAAGCCATTGTACCAGTCATTCTCAAGTGCTGCAAATTTTCATTCCTACCTTCTGATTTTcctactttttttctctctgagtGAATGTACAAATAAGTACAATCAGGGGCCTCCATTGCTTATTTCTGAGAAGCAGGTCCtttataacccccccccctctatcttattttctttgacatgcATGCATTATTCCTTAAATCCTCACGGTGGCACTCCCGGCTGCCAACAGCGAACACACACGCTGTACAGTGCACCAGTTAACCTTGTGTATTCCCTTTAATTTTTGATGAGTCAAAGCCAGCACTCACTCCCCTCGGGGAAAACATCTGATTGGATAGAACAGCCTGGCCAGTGCGGTACTGTAAAGAGCAGGAGGAAAAGTTGCCCCAAAGTTTGTGAACTTGACTCAAGGTCGCCAGCATCCTCCGTGTGGGTGGGTGGTTTGTTTGATGTGATGAGACCGACTGGTCCCCCACCCTCTCAGCTTTATCTTGTCAATCCATCGCTAAGTAAAGTCAGGAGAAGAGTGGATTGAGTTTCTGCCGACTGGAAGATGATCCTCAAGTATTTCAGGAGCAGAAGAGCCGGCCTCTGTCTGAGTCACCTCCAGGGCCAGGAGGGACCATGTTTGTGTGATGTCTCAGAGCCCAGGTCCGACTGTTCAGAGAGACAGTAAGATGGAAGCTTGGACCAATCCAAGGCTTTTGATTAcactgtgtgtgcttgtatgtctCTCACCAGTTTCAGGGAACAGTAATGGAAATTGTCAAATTATCCTAAATGAGGTCTAAACATTAAGCTTTAAATGTGCTTTGACTGAATACCTGTTCCTTAATTTGCttcatttcacaaaatgtttcatACGTATTGCTGTATGTGTAGCTGCTACCTAAAAGGGACTATGTAGCAGATGTTTGTATAATTGTAAGCATAAGTTAAGCTATTGTGAAAGAGCAGTAATTAAACAGCAATTAAAACCTGATGTTGATGCTCTCTGGGGCTAGTTACATACCTTTACGTTCATAAATGTGTCAAACTAGAGCTGTTAACAGTATTAACCTAACAACCTTAAAGCATTACATTTGTCTGTGAGTTGGCCATTATGTCATTgctttagaaaacaaaacatctgatggttattttttaacctactgttttttttcatccagcTTAATTTTGTCATAGTTTTCTgcagttaaaaaatattaaaatttaaCATACAGACTTTCAGATTCACAGTAACATCCCAATAAACTTGgctcttctcttttcttatgTGCTGGACAGGTTTGTACAGATTGTAGCTCATTTAGCAGAGTACAGTATATAGCAGTAGCCAGTACTGTACTGACACCCATTACCTGTACCATGAATACATGTGTGCATATTGTTGACTATTGtaaataccaaaacaaaataatatataaataaggtctttatttgttattatgcTCGgaaattaaattcattttcaaatgcaGTTTGACACACATTCCCTCCCTTTACCTCCAGCAACAGAGATCAAGATCTAGTGACTTACTTATTTGTCGTCATGAATAAATACCACCCACTGCTACTCTCTTCTAGTCTGCATCACTGCTTCTACCATAACAccgacacatacacacacacacacccaaacacagtatacaaatacacattGGGTAACAGGTGGCTTTACCCTACATAGAAATTGACAAATTTCCCATTTGTTGCTCTGTAAAAAAGGGCTTTTGTTGATAAAACTGTACAGAGTGGTCTGACAATGTTGCAGAAAGAAGTGTTTACTTAAAATGAGACCTTATACATAAACTTTTAAATGCTAcatatttgacttttatttCCCTTAAAATCAAGATTATATCACTGGGTGCCTTTTTAAAGCGCACCTCTGCAGACAACACGGTATACACAAAATCATCATGAGTTTTCACTTGTACTCACATCTACACAGACAGTTGAGGAAAGAAcacaatccctttttttttctcctcaagAAGACATTTGTCACTAATCATTtttacagccccccccccccctcccagcgGTAACACAGAGTGCATGTTGCCCTACATTTTCCTGAGGCAAACTGATGGTTACACCCAGAGACCCAGACGTGTGTGAAAGAAAAGGCTAATGTTCCGTTAATGCCACTTTGTTTATGCTGTACCCTTTCACATTAGGTAGTCAAGCTTTCTTTTTCACTTGTGCACATTATTGCTTTCCGTCTCACTGTTATCCcccttttttgtccttttcagtTTCCCTCTTGTCGTTTTCACTTACTgcttaatttatattttttatgccATATATTCCTTATCATATGTTCATATTTCCCACAAAGTCTTTCATCTAATCCACTGTAATGTATCAACCCACTTTGTCAGCCTCATTCTTACCTCATCGTCATCTTTCCCTCTCCCAGCATATAGATTTCAATTTCTCCAGCATACACCTCACTCTCACTGTTACCAAAAAGCTGTGAATTTTCCCACAGGGCTAGGCAACGTGACTTTGCTTCCACAACGTAGTAAATGGACTCACATCTGAGGCATTGATTTCCTCTCAGCATTATGGGAAGGAGATTTCAGTAAAGTGAAGGCTGAAAGCGCTTTGGTCGATACACATTCTCATCACAACACCGGATGTTCCTTCGTTGTCGGATTAGTTTTATTGCATCGGCACGGGCAGTAATTTTCATCAGGTGACTTTAATAATTGAGCAGTATCAtgcaacaaaagacaaaagggtTTAATTGATGTTCATTGGGAATTGTTGATATTTTGGCTGTAgcagttgtaatagtgctttaGTGGAGTGGCAGTCAGAAAGAAATAACAGTAATGccagtagttttatttattttaagttttatgctgtttattgatctccagtggggaaattacgatttacactctgttttgttattaaatcactacacacaggcctgaaatacacacacctattcatgcacaaatggagagatgtcagagtgagtgggctgccagtgctggaccagcaccctgaggggttggggtggggggtACAGAGCAATggccaggaggtgaagtggcatctctcctgCTACCAATACACACTCTTTCCTTTGGTCCAtgcagggacttgaaccaacaaccctctggttcccaaccacACTCATTGGGAACAAGCCAAATCTTTTCGTATATAGGTTTGACTGATGTGTTTGctgttttgctgtgtgtctgtgatgtgtgtttatgcatgtattTCAGTTGCCCAGATCTTCCCAGCCATCATATGGCGCCTGAAAATACAGAGGAATGTAGCAAGGTACTGCAAAGAGAGAagcctttcacacacacacacatttttttctccacccACCAGAGCAGCTGGCCTCAACTCAACCCCATCtcacaaaatcaacaataaGCCCCTGAAAAAGACGACATCTCATACTTGATGGGCAGATAAGACTTTCGGACGAGCCCCTTGAGCACACAGGTCTGCCCATTTCTCTGCAGAAGCCATCCGGCTTGAGATTAATTAAGCAGACtaagcagaaaagaaaatacagacagaATACAATCTGATTTTAGTAGATAGCTGGAAATGAAGGGAGGTATCTTGTCTGCGTTTTTCTTGGGAATTGGGGTGACCTTGTTCAGTGGCCTATCTTGCCTGGGAGAACAAGAGTCAATGGATGACAGTTTTGGCACAGAGAAGGTGAAAAGGTTGAGGCCCACACACTTAATCTTCATCATGGTGGATGACCAGGGTTACGGAGACATTGGCTACCATGGCTCCGACATCCACACTCCTGTTTTGGACCAGCTGGCGGCAGAGGGTGTCAAACTTGAAAATTATTACGTCCAGCCTATCTGCTCACCCTCTCGCAGTCAACTCATGACAGGACGGTGAGTAATTTCTTTATCGTTACATCATTGTTGCAATTAGAAAATTCAGTTACTGCATCTGTTCTCGTGTAATATAATTATGCATAGGCTTTAcagtctttttgtcttttactaGCATCTCTAATGGTGAAGTTAGTGATGGGGCAGCTTTCGGTGCAAAAAAGGCCATACAATAAAAGAACCACAAGTACTGCCAACATCAATTACTAAATTATTAGGGAATTACTATCTTATCTAACCGCTACAACAAAATATACCCATATTCTGAGTGtagataaatataaaaaagaaacagagaggtAACCCCCATTATACTGGAATAAAATCCTGTCTGAgacttaaaaacacaatgtgtttGATTATGATATTGGCTACAGAAATGATCTGTGTTTTATTGACTTTTCATTGTGTCTATTGCTGGAAAGGTATGTCACAGACATCTGTcgcacatttattttaaaactgaaatgctACAAGTCATCTAATCTGTACAATCctcaataaaacacactgtagataTATATGTAAAACTAAGTCTGTTCTGTTGTTTAATACTGAATATGAATTATATCTTTGGATAACTGACAACATATTTGTAGTGCAGATGAAGAGTTTTCTGGTAGAAATGTTGCAGGTTGAAAGTagatacaacaaaaaagtaaataaaccGCTCAATCACAAAACAAATCTATAACATAACTGAACATCTCTGCATGATGTGTAACAGTGTGAGAGTATCCAAGGGTGCAACATTTCTTATTTCATCAGTGAAACTTCCCATTATTGTGTTAAGTCCTATCAAAACACTATCTTGCCAGCTACCAAATTCACACTGGACTCCAGCATTCGATCATCCGATCACGTCAACCGCTCTGCCTGCCCCCGGACGTCCCAACACTACCTGAGCGTCTGGTTGAAGCTGGTTACGCCACACACATGGTGGGAAAATGGCACCTGGGCTTCTGTAGGCCAAGCTGCCTACCTACAGGACGTGGCTTTCAGAGTTTCTTGGGCACACTGACTGGCAGTGGGGACCACTTCTCCTATCGGAGCTGTGACGGGGCTGAAGCTTGTGGATTTGACCTGCATGATGGAGACAGGCCTGCCTGGGAGATGGCCGGCAACTATTCCACTCTGCTGTACATAGAGAGGTGAGCATCCAGCTATAAATTATATCAAACAGATTcacacatacagagaaaaaaaacaccctaaaaaaacacctttttccCTCTGTTCAACCAGAGTGAAGCAGATCCTGAGGAGCCACGATCCCCATAAACCACTCTTCCTCTATATGTCCCTTCAGGCCGCCCACACACCCTTGCAGGTACCAGACCAATTTTTGCACCGCTATGATTCCCAGGTGAATCGTCTCAGGCGCCACTATGCAGCCATGCTGAGCTGCCTGGATGATGGGGTTGGACAAGTTGTCCAGGAACTGAGGACTAGTGGGCTCTATCAAAACTCCGTACTGATCTACTCATCTGATAACGGGGGGCAGCCGCTCTCTGGAGGGAGCAACTGGCCGCTGAGAGGTGGAAAAGGGACCTACTGGGAAGGGGGCATCCGGGCTGTGGCCTTTGTCCATAGTCCCCTCCTCAAGAAGAAGGGTGTAGTCAGCAAAGCACTGATCCATGTTTCTGACTGGTATCCCACATTATTGGGGCTGGCCGGGGCCCCACAGTCTCACCGTGGCCTTGATGGTCACGATGTGTGGGGGGCCATCAGTGAGGGCCTACCTTGTCCTCGCACTGAAATCCTTTTCAACATTGACCCAGTCTCCAGGAAGCCTGGGGAGCCATATGACAAGGCGTTGGTACTCAACGGCTTCGGGATCTGGGACACAGCCGTAAGGGCAGCGATAAGGGCTGGGGACTGGAAGCTACTGACAGGAAATGTGGGTGACGGGGACTGGATACCCCCACAGGCTCTTCCCGGAGGACCGGAACGATGGCAAAAACTTGAAAAGCGGCGCAGTGAGCTGGGGAAGTCAGTTTGGCTGTTCAATGTCACCTCTGACCCCTATGAGAGGTCAGACCTGGCAGAAGCTCGTCCAGAGGTAGTGAAACATCTGCTGACAAGGTTGGCAGAGTACAATCAGACAGCTGTGATGCCCAGAAATCCACCAGATGATCCTATGGCTGACCCTGAGCTCCATGGAGGGGTTTGGAGCCCCTGGCTGGGCCTGGAGGGGGATAATGGAGGGGAGGATGGCAGGAAAGGAAGGATGAAGATTAAGCACTGCAAAGTATGCAAATTAAAAGCCCTGTTTAAGAAGGTGGGGTCACGTCTGCAGAGGAACACCctgtttttctaaatgtctcATCTAACTAAATTGATTACACTAAAGGGTTCAGTATGCTTCAAATCAATCAGGTTGTACATGTGTTGTATAAGCACATCTGAAGGCAAAATTGTTAAAACCTGTTCCTGAACGCTTAACATCAGGCCAAAAAGCCTGCGGTGAGATGCAATGAATCATACAAATGCGGACaacggcacacacacatgtggaattatgtacctGACAAAAACTTGTGAAATTACTGAAAAACATGTCCTATATTcaagtttcttcaaagtagccaccctttgctctgattactacACGTATGTAGTCTCTCCTCAAAGTAATTTATGGTGTGCATGTGAAAAGTGGAAGAAGTAGTTGTGtgaagactgaaaaaaaaatcttgcatACTTTTTCACCTCCAGACACCTGTTTAAGTTGTTGTGCTTGTCGTATTGTTGATTTTGTAAAGTTGCTAAAATTTGCATATGCAGGTGGGTGGCGTGGGCAGGCTGGTCGATCATCTGGCAAGGACATAATTTGAAGCATACTCACACCTTTACCAGGGGGGAGTTAAAGGGAAAAGAAGATGGAGACAAACTAAAATACAGAGAATCAGGCAGGTCAGATAGACATGAAGGTCGGCAGATAAACAGGCAGCCTGATAGAAAAGCAGACAGGGCTGTACGGCTGGCTAAGCAAGCTGACTCACACACTGTCCTGCAGCCAAACTGCAGCAGTGTGACTATGGGCCGTCGTTGGACTGCGTAGGGAGCaatctgtgtgtctttgtgcctGTATCCCTGTGTTTGGGAATAGTTTGACTGCAGATAGAGCTTATGCATGTGGAAGTGATGCctgaagagatgaaaagagGATGTAAGGGTGACCTCTTGATGTCTCATCTTTTAATCATCTGAGAGAACCCTTCTATGATGACACAAAGACACCCACGGggattgtttttgtcaaatgtcaCCTTGTTCTTTTGTTAAGGGGTTAGACAGATTCATACTACAGCGTACTCTTCTGGCTTTTGAAAACCCTTTGACCACCACACGATGTCCAGGGCCAACCGTAATGACTAACCAATAAATGCTCAGTACCAAATGCCGCAAGtcttttctggatttttaaatgttaagtaaCTCATGCACTGTGTTATTGAAAGTTGGAAATCTAATTAAAAtgatctaaataaaaaaatgaatgcaaaaagaTCAATCTTGGCATCTCATGACTTCACAGAGTGTCTGCAGAAAGTCATGGACCAAACCAGTTGCTGTTTTTTGGCACAAAAAGACAGCTTAATTTGTATACGTAATGTGGTACGGGTTATAGGGGAAATTACGgtagaaaatggagaaagagtGTGAAATTGGTACACttctacatatatacataataagTTCAAAGGAATAGGCTAGTGTAACTTTGAGAGTATTTTCAGTCGGTGGTCAGCAGATCCCCTGAACAGTTCTTTCTCCAGATTTCTAGGAAAGTGTATGTGTTCCATATCACCTACATGTTGGGTGCTTGTTTTGGAACCcttgtgaaaaatgtacttatcATTCCAAAAATGTGCCTCTGTATCTGCATGCATGTATAGCGGGATGTCGAAAGATCACCAGACGAAAACTTCAAcatggacaattctgcaaaatgCTGGATTAAGTTAATTAACAAGGTTAATAAAATTCTAACTTTTTGCAATATCTGCACATGGCAACTGCATTATGGTAATGGTTAGGGAAAAATGATTTAGGAGTGCAATGATGAATTAGTGGGGTACGCTTATAAGGTTAGGGAAATattatgattgtttttaaagatgaatTGCAGGTCTGTGAGAGGATGCAAACTCAGAGAAGTCAGATGTGCATCCATCTCACAACATAAAAGGCACACTACTTCTTGTGTTGGCATTGGACATTGGCAATGGACCTACCTCATGAGCTGCAGATTCATCTAATATGGATGTAATTCCTACCATAAGGATACTGGGCTGAGAAAGCTATCTGTTTGAGTATGATGTGTTCGCCTGCCCTGCTGTtaaagctgctgctgtgctACTGATGTATCTTAACAGGAGTGAATCATATGTGATGCTGCTTGGTCTAATGCAACATTTATCACAGTAAACAGCTTCGACATTAATAGGTACTGAGTGCAGCAGCACATTCCTTGACCCCTGCCTTTAGCTGTGTGTCTTAATCTGAGTGTGTGGATGTtgatgtgcatttgtgtgtgtcagcagcaaTCCCAAACCCAATAGCAACAGAGCTGTAGATTTCTCCTCAGTGGCCTGATAATGAATATTCAACTCTCAACAATTTCTTCCCCATTTTACCTCCTCCTAACTCCCTGTCCCCCCcttccctccttttttttcttagctCTTTGCTTAttccctctgcccccccccccccttctttctcattttccttCTCATCCTACCCACTTGTTTGTGCTCATTTGCAAGGTCAAGTTAGAAGCATTAGCAATGTTTTTGCTCAGAGCTCTGTGGCATCCACTTAAATAAAAAGAGTGGAGGAGGGGGCTGTAGGGGGCTGTCATGACTGAACTGCTTGTAGATCTGATAAAAATAACTTGTGAAATAGCCTCACTGCATACATAACACACTAATTATACTAAGAATAAAGGGAAAGCTGAAAAACCTTTAAGTTAGGATAAGGCGTGTGTCAagtgtcaacaaatcccattaatAGACTAAAATGCACTACATTATCTCtcaatactttctgacttcccTACTGTCTGCGGCTCTCAGGGACTAGATGTATGCTCAAATTTGGTGAGCTAATGAGTATTCACAGCACAAGGACAGTGGATGTGGGATCCATTCAAAACAAACCATGATGTTCATCGTAATGAAGAAATATGTTACCCGGTGCAACTGTGTGAATCTTCAATGTGTATTTAATACTTTTGCACAACAATGGTACAATGTGAAACtcaatctgtcattttaaatatacaatGTGTAACAATCTACCAACTTTGGAATCCAAAAATAGAAGGGTTGGTGTTTAGGAATACACTTTGTGGATTTGTGTGTCACTGTTTAGCAAAGAGTTTGTATCTGTGAGTCTGCAAGGATGTGTGTACCTGAGTGCATTTGTGCAAGATAACAGCTTAAGTATTATGAAGAGTACAGCATGTGCGATCGGAAGGAGACAAAATAGAAATCACATTAGAAACTACTTTAAATGTACTGGCTCACAATTACAAAGGCTGTGCAAAGTGTCATTgcaaacatgtacagtagcagtaataatagtagtagtagtttctTTTGTCATGCACAACTTTATGGGTGGAAATGTCTGGACATTGGTCAGTCTACTTTGGTCCAGAATGAATTGTCTCACCTACTAGTTGAGGGATTGGATTGATGGATTAATGAAACATTGTACAGAAATGTATGGTCCCCAGAGAATGTCCTCATGACTTTTCATGTAGCACCATCATCAGGACATTATTTAAAAGTGTCCAATGCTTTGGTTTATCACaaactgcaaaactaatggCATTCCCATGAGCCTCAGCAATCCATTGTGTTTAGTACTAACTTGCAAATGCAAATGCTACGTATTGGCATGCTGTCACTCTAAATTAAGTAAACATAGGCTACCTGCTTATACAGTAGTTCCTATAACATGTTGTCCGATCAAGTCAGAAATGAAAGGTTTTTACATCTGATCCAAAAGGCCACACAGGGGTGTTAAAAGCGGGTTGGGATGTTGTTTAAGCATGTGgaaaatgtcacacattttCAGAATGTCCACCCTGGAAGGAGCCATAGTGTTGCACTTGGTTGTTCACATGAAAATTGACAGAAATAGTTGtgtaacaaatgaaaaagaagttCAAACCCTGGCAACTTTCTAACCCACACAGAGCTGTCAAACACCTGTGTCACGTGGGTGTGAATGTTGGATTGTCGTTTGGAAAGTTACAGAAGTTGCACACAGCACTCCCCGAATGCGACATTGGAAAGGTGTTTGCTATTCGAATATCTGTCAAGCAGTTCTGAAAGAGTCGACTGGTGCCTCACAGAGCCgccagcatggctgtagactcttagtctCATCAATCCCTCTCTAAAGAAACAGTAATGCTTTAGCCATTCAAGAGCTGTTGCACAAATACCAGGAGAAATTCAAACAATTTCTGTGACCTCCATCTTTTTGAGAAGATGGAAATCAAACAACTGGTGGCTTTCTATTCTCAAAGAATATTCATCTACAAAGAGTTAATGACTTTCATGACATCACTCCAAGAAGTATTGGAGCTGGGTACTTTGTTCACCTcctgtacatgtgtgcatgaaacaaacacacacagagaaaatctCACACTATCAGAACTAGACCCCAGTGATGAGATTTGATGAGACTGCTTTGGGTGAATGTTGCTCAGAGAGCCTCAGAGTCCCATCCATGTGAGAAACTGGTGAAGACAATCGTTAGATGCCCACACATCTGATTCCAAGTATACTGTGATGGCCTGCAGAAATAAGGCAACGTCAGAAGATATAAATCACAGAGGAggcgtcacacacacatgcatgcacgcacgcacgcacgcacacacacacacaaacacacacacactcactcacggACACACAATGCTATCCAGTACGTGGGAGGGAGCTGTCATATCCACTGTTGGGTAATCAGTTGAAGGTAAGGCTAACTTCAGATTTTAAGATTCTTTGATGAAGTTGTAAAGTTAAACACAATAGGCTCATGtaataaatataactttttagTTCCTTGAGATGGAAACTTTGTTTTAGATAAGGCACACTTGGTAAATGCAGCCCTTTCTTTGCACTTATTCAGTGACACAGAGTGGTATCAACGACTCAATGAGAAGACATTCTCTATTTTCTTGCACTGTAAATTGCAGCCTATTATGCGCGGAAATAGCCCTGATGTGCTAATAACTACTTATTTGGGATAATGTGACAGTTTAGTAATTGACAAAGAAACCTTAGAGATCCCatctgatgtactgtacatgacaTACTTTTCCCAAGGTCACCCTGTTGAAACCTGATAAGAGATTTAGAGTGTCAACCAATGAGCTGTCTCAGTGTGGCGCAGCAGCATATATAAGGTTTTGACCTCTGGGTGTCGTGTTGAGGAAACATAGTGGTCACTccatcaaatacacacacacgtacacacacacgtacacatacacatgaacatgtgtgtgtgtgcgtgtgtgtgtacacatgcacTTGTTTATGtgtacacatgtacatgtgtatgtgggTTAAAGAGAAGGAAGATACAgaattttaatttgacttacttttttcctgtcctttttTCCTGCCCTTTTTGTATTGTGACCTTCTCACTTTACATCTCACGTATAACTCCCCAACCGACTTTTTCCTCCCAAGGTCTACCTCACCAGAGAATTCAAGGGGTTACAAGTTAAGTCTGAGTGGTTGCAAGATTATTAACAGTAAGGCAAATTATACATTTCCTCACTCACACAAAATTATGTTCACTTTTTCTAatctttgctgtttttctgtaatACTGTTCCCATTGTTAGGCTTCCAACAATTAGCCTACTTAATTTAAACAATCCAGTAAGAGAGGAAACCTATCGGTGACATTGCCCAGATCAGGGATATGCAACTTACAAGTGTACACTTCTTCATTTTGTTCAAGCCTGAAAGGTTGAGAATGGCTAC
This portion of the Etheostoma cragini isolate CJK2018 chromosome 17, CSU_Ecrag_1.0, whole genome shotgun sequence genome encodes:
- the si:dkey-174i8.1 gene encoding arylsulfatase I isoform X1, with amino-acid sequence MKGGILSAFFLGIGVTLFSGLSCLGEQESMDDSFGTEKVKRLRPTHLIFIMVDDQGYGDIGYHGSDIHTPVLDQLAAEGVKLENYYVQPICSPSRSQLMTGRYQIHTGLQHSIIRSRQPLCLPPDVPTLPERLVEAGYATHMVGKWHLGFCRPSCLPTGRGFQSFLGTLTGSGDHFSYRSCDGAEACGFDLHDGDRPAWEMAGNYSTLLYIERVKQILRSHDPHKPLFLYMSLQAAHTPLQVPDQFLHRYDSQVNRLRRHYAAMLSCLDDGVGQVVQELRTSGLYQNSVLIYSSDNGGQPLSGGSNWPLRGGKGTYWEGGIRAVAFVHSPLLKKKGVVSKALIHVSDWYPTLLGLAGAPQSHRGLDGHDVWGAISEGLPCPRTEILFNIDPVSRKPGEPYDKALVLNGFGIWDTAVRAAIRAGDWKLLTGNVGDGDWIPPQALPGGPERWQKLEKRRSELGKSVWLFNVTSDPYERSDLAEARPEVVKHLLTRLAEYNQTAVMPRNPPDDPMADPELHGGVWSPWLGLEGDNGGEDGRKGRMKIKHCKVCKLKALFKKVGSRLQRNTLFF
- the si:dkey-174i8.1 gene encoding arylsulfatase I isoform X2, which codes for MAQRRHDASWFRITSMCCHSGLSCLGEQESMDDSFGTEKVKRLRPTHLIFIMVDDQGYGDIGYHGSDIHTPVLDQLAAEGVKLENYYVQPICSPSRSQLMTGRYQIHTGLQHSIIRSRQPLCLPPDVPTLPERLVEAGYATHMVGKWHLGFCRPSCLPTGRGFQSFLGTLTGSGDHFSYRSCDGAEACGFDLHDGDRPAWEMAGNYSTLLYIERVKQILRSHDPHKPLFLYMSLQAAHTPLQVPDQFLHRYDSQVNRLRRHYAAMLSCLDDGVGQVVQELRTSGLYQNSVLIYSSDNGGQPLSGGSNWPLRGGKGTYWEGGIRAVAFVHSPLLKKKGVVSKALIHVSDWYPTLLGLAGAPQSHRGLDGHDVWGAISEGLPCPRTEILFNIDPVSRKPGEPYDKALVLNGFGIWDTAVRAAIRAGDWKLLTGNVGDGDWIPPQALPGGPERWQKLEKRRSELGKSVWLFNVTSDPYERSDLAEARPEVVKHLLTRLAEYNQTAVMPRNPPDDPMADPELHGGVWSPWLGLEGDNGGEDGRKGRMKIKHCKVCKLKALFKKVGSRLQRNTLFF